Within Blattabacterium cuenoti, the genomic segment TATTGAAGAAAAGAAAAAATGTATTAGATATTCTGGAATTGTGATTTCTAAAATCAAAATAAATCCATCTCCAAATTGGTTAAGTTTTAGATTAAAATCAATTGGGATCAACCCTATTAATAATATAATTGATGTTACGAATTTTGTAATGCATGAATTAGGACAACCTATCCATATTTTTGATATGGATCAAATAGAGGGGAAAAAAATTATAATAAGAAATGCAAAAAATCACACAATTTTCGAATCTGTTGATAATAGAAAGAGAAAATTAAACGAAAAAGATTTAATTATCCATGATACGAAAAAACCTTTATCAATAGCTGGGATTATAAATAGTAAAAATTCAAATATTAATTCCAAAACTAAAAATATTTTTTTGGGAAGCGCTTATTTTGATCCTATGACTATCCGTTCTATTGGAAAAAGACATTTTATAAAAACAGATGCAAAATTTAGATTTGAAAGAGGAGTAGATCCTCATCAAATTGTATATGCGTTACAAAGAACTGCTATTCTTATAAAAAAAATTACAAAAGGAAAGATTGGTTCCGATATAATTGATATTTGTTCTCAACCTATATTTCCTTTTAAAATTCAACTTCGTTATAAAAAAATTAGAGAAACTATAGGAAAATCTATTTCAAAAGAGAAAATTAAAAAAATTTTATTCTTACTTGAAGTCATTATTGTTTCTGAAAATGAAAAATTTTTATTAGTTCTTGTTCCACCTTATAGAATTGATGTACAAAGAGAAATTGATTTAATAGAAGAAATATTACGTATTTATGGAATAAATAATATAAAAATATCTAACAATAATAATATAAGAATATCTCCATTTCCTAACTTTTTTCATAAAACAAAAGAAGAAATACAGAAAATCATTTCTAAACAATTGGTTTGTCATGGATTTCAAGAAGTTATAAATTATTCTATGAACAAAAAAAATGAATATTCTTGTTTATTAAATTCTTTTTTTAATAGAAAAGAAATTAATATCATTAATCCTACAAATAAATTTTATAATTCAATGCGTTCTAGTTTATTATTTGGAATGATAAATTGTATAAAGTATAATCATAACAGAGGAAATATAAAAATAAGATTTTTTGAAATTGGAAAAATATATTTTCAAGAAAATAATAAATTTTTAGAAAAAACCTTCTTAAGTCTTTCTATGTCAGAAACAGAAAAGAAAAGAATGATAGATCCAATAAATTCTTCTTCTTTCTTTTATTTAAAAGGAATTATTGAACAAATTTTTCAAATTTGTGGAATTAACAACTATTCACAAATATTATTTTCACATCCTCTTTTAGAAAAAAGTATATCAATTCAATATAAAAATAAAAATCTTGTTTTTTTAGGAAAAATAAAAGAAGAATTTTTTCTTCAAAAAAAAGAAATATTCTATGCAGAAATTGATTGGGAATATTTAATATCTTTTATTCAAGAAAAAAAAGTTCTATATGTTCCATACTCTAAATATCCTACTTCAAAACGAGATTTATCATTTTTAATAGATAAAACTATTTCTTTTGAAAAAGTTTATCAATTAATGAAAAAGAAAGAAAAAGGTTTTATTAAAAAAATTGAAATATACGATTTATATGAAGGAAGAAACTTACCAAAATCAAAAAAATCTTATACCATAAGTTTTTTCTTTGAAAGCAAAAAAAAGACATTAACTGATATCATTATCAATAAAATAATGAAAAAAATAGAAGAATTTCTGAAAAAAGAACTAGGAGCAAAAATAAGAGAATTATCTCAATAATTTTATTGATTGATTGATTGTTTAGATAATTTTATCAAAATATTTTTAAGTCCAGTTTCATTTTCTATCATTTTAGAAATATTATTTATATGAACTCTTTTTTGTAACATAGTATCTCTATATCTCATTGTGACTGTGTTACTTTTTAAAGTATCATGATCTATAGTAAAACAAAGAGGAGTTCCAATAGCATCTTGTCTACGATAAAGTTTTCCAATAGATTTTTTTTGATCATAAATCAATCTATAATCTATTTTTAAATCATTAAAAATTTTTTTTGCAATTTCTGGTAATCCATCTTTTTGAACCAATGGAAATATAGCAGCTTTTATAGGAGATAAATAAGGTGGGATTTTTAATACAATACGTTGATTTCCATTTTTTAATTTTTCTTTTTTAAGAGAAGAAGAAAATATGGCTAAAAAAAGACGATCTAATCCTAAAGAAGTTTCTATAACATAAGGAATATAACTTTCTAATTTATTTTTTTCACAAAAAATTCTTAATTTTTTCTTTGAAAAAATTTCATGATTTTTTAGATCAAAATCTCTACGGGAATGAATTCCTTCCATTTCTCTAAATCCAAAAGGAAAATGAAATTCTATATCCGAACCAATACTTGCATAATGAGCGAGTTTATTTTCATGATCACGTAATTTATATTTTTCATTTCCTAAATTTAATTCTAAATGCCATTTTAAACGAATTTTTTTCCAATATTCATACCATTTCATTTCTTCTTTAGGAAGAATAAAAAATTGCATCTCCATTTGTTCAAACTCACGCATACGAAAAATAAACTGTCTTGCAATCATTTCATTTCGAAATGATTTTCCTATTTGAGCTATTCCAAATGGAATTTTCATTCTATTAGATTTTTTAATATTTAAAAAATTAGAAAATATTCCTTGAGCAGTTTCTGGACGAAGAAATAAATCTCCTTTTTCTTCTTTGACTTTAAACATCATATTAAAAGGACGAATGTTTGTCCAATTTTTAGAACCACATATGGGATCATATATATTTAATTCGTCAATTAAAACACGAATGTCTGAAAAATCATTTTTTTTAAAAGATTGATCTAAACGAGATAATATTTCGTTTTTTTTAC encodes:
- a CDS encoding glycine--tRNA ligase, with protein sequence MKEKKNGHFFHFLISHAKTYGFVFPSSEIYGGLNAVYDYGQYGVELKNNIKEYWWKSMTQIHENIVGLDSSVLMHSNVWKASGHIDKFNEFLIDNKDSKKRYNPEKLIKEYVTFMQKKCSKKMSHSKKNEILSRLDQSFKKNDFSDIRVLIDELNIYDPICGSKNWTNIRPFNMMFKVKEEKGDLFLRPETAQGIFSNFLNIKKSNRMKIPFGIAQIGKSFRNEMIARQFIFRMREFEQMEMQFFILPKEEMKWYEYWKKIRLKWHLELNLGNEKYKLRDHENKLAHYASIGSDIEFHFPFGFREMEGIHSRRDFDLKNHEIFSKKKLRIFCEKNKLESYIPYVIETSLGLDRLFLAIFSSSLKKEKLKNGNQRIVLKIPPYLSPIKAAIFPLVQKDGLPEIAKKIFNDLKIDYRLIYDQKKSIGKLYRRQDAIGTPLCFTIDHDTLKSNTVTMRYRDTMLQKRVHINNISKMIENETGLKNILIKLSKQSINQ
- the pheT gene encoding phenylalanine--tRNA ligase subunit beta — protein: MRISYNWIKKYISIDLSIEKISSILTDIGFPVKRIKKIFIEKENHIEDEDNILDIEITPNRADAMSHYGIARDLYAVLTFRGYKKVHLLKPIINNSYQKDISNNKYCFQIFIEEKKKCIRYSGIVISKIKINPSPNWLSFRLKSIGINPINNIIDVTNFVMHELGQPIHIFDMDQIEGKKIIIRNAKNHTIFESVDNRKRKLNEKDLIIHDTKKPLSIAGIINSKNSNINSKTKNIFLGSAYFDPMTIRSIGKRHFIKTDAKFRFERGVDPHQIVYALQRTAILIKKITKGKIGSDIIDICSQPIFPFKIQLRYKKIRETIGKSISKEKIKKILFLLEVIIVSENEKFLLVLVPPYRIDVQREIDLIEEILRIYGINNIKISNNNNIRISPFPNFFHKTKEEIQKIISKQLVCHGFQEVINYSMNKKNEYSCLLNSFFNRKEINIINPTNKFYNSMRSSLLFGMINCIKYNHNRGNIKIRFFEIGKIYFQENNKFLEKTFLSLSMSETEKKRMIDPINSSSFFYLKGIIEQIFQICGINNYSQILFSHPLLEKSISIQYKNKNLVFLGKIKEEFFLQKKEIFYAEIDWEYLISFIQEKKVLYVPYSKYPTSKRDLSFLIDKTISFEKVYQLMKKKEKGFIKKIEIYDLYEGRNLPKSKKSYTISFFFESKKKTLTDIIINKIMKKIEEFLKKELGAKIRELSQ